From a single Paenibacillus sp. FSL W8-0426 genomic region:
- a CDS encoding metallophosphoesterase, translating into MVKVDLSLPGFPKEWNGLRIVQFSDVHLGFHTHLKQVQKLASAIGELQPDVICFTGDMVEREAAPMRDYISVLGSMQAKYGKFAVLGNHDYRGKEQNQVAAMLQEAGFILLCNSHAVLQNGNSRIALVGLDDGLTGNPDPQKAVQGLDDGIWKLLLMHEPDYADFAAPLGFGMQLSGHSHGGQVRFPLLGAMTTPRGSRKYIKGLYHVGQQRMPVYVNRGFGMTQLPIRFLCRPELTVFQLKGMPERTAGSSASLENI; encoded by the coding sequence GTGGTGAAAGTCGATCTGAGTTTGCCGGGATTCCCCAAGGAATGGAACGGGCTGCGCATCGTCCAGTTCAGTGACGTGCACCTCGGATTCCATACCCATCTGAAGCAGGTACAGAAGCTCGCTTCCGCAATCGGGGAGCTGCAGCCGGATGTGATTTGTTTTACCGGAGATATGGTCGAACGGGAAGCCGCTCCGATGCGTGACTATATTTCCGTGCTGGGCTCCATGCAAGCGAAGTATGGTAAATTCGCAGTGTTGGGGAACCATGATTATCGGGGCAAAGAGCAGAATCAAGTAGCCGCCATGCTTCAGGAGGCCGGATTTATTTTGTTATGCAATAGTCATGCCGTGCTGCAAAACGGTAATTCCCGGATTGCGTTGGTCGGTCTGGATGATGGGCTCACGGGCAATCCGGATCCACAAAAGGCAGTTCAGGGCTTGGACGACGGAATATGGAAGCTGCTGCTGATGCATGAGCCGGATTATGCAGATTTCGCCGCTCCCCTCGGCTTTGGAATGCAGCTATCCGGACACAGCCATGGAGGGCAGGTGCGTTTTCCTTTGCTTGGGGCGATGACGACACCACGGGGTTCCCGCAAGTATATTAAAGGCTTGTATCACGTTGGGCAGCAGCGGATGCCGGTCTACGTTAACCGAGGGTTTGGCATGACACAGCTGCCGATCCGGTTTTTGTGCAGGCCGGAGTTAACGGTATTTCAACTTAAAGGGATGCCTGAAAGAACGGCAGGATCGTCCGCTTCATTGGAGAACATATAA
- the sdhA gene encoding succinate dehydrogenase flavoprotein subunit — protein MASSNVIIVGGGLAGLMATIKSAEAGVHVHLFSLVPVKRSHSVCAQGGINGAVNTKGEGDSPWVHFDDTVYGGDFLANQPPVKAMCEAAPGIIHLMDRMGVMFNRTPEGLLDFRRFGGTKHHRTAFAGATTGQQLLYALDEQVRRWEAAGLVTKYENWEFLQAVIDDEGICRGIVAQDLKTMKVQTFPAEAVILASGGPGIIFGKTTNSVINTGTAASAVYQQGVNYANGEFIQIHPTAIPGDDKLRLMSESARGEGGRIWTYKDGKPWYFLEEKYPSYGNLVPRDIATREIFSVCVDMGLGVNGENMVYLDLSHKDPKELDVKLGGIIEIYEKFMGDDPRKIPMKIFPAVHYSMGGMWVDYNQMTNIPGLFAAGECEYQYHGANRLGANSLVSAIYGGMVAGPKAVEYIKGLKKSSADISSSVFDGYTKRQTDKYEGILKMQGNENAYVIHKELGEWMTANMTVVRYNDKLEATIGKIKELKERYRKINMYDTSGWNNPGAAFTRQLWNMLELAEAMTLGALLRNESRGAHYKPEFAKRNDEEFLKTTIATWTADGPQISYEPVDVSLIPPRVRDYSKD, from the coding sequence ATGGCATCATCTAACGTAATCATCGTGGGCGGAGGTCTCGCAGGTTTGATGGCGACGATCAAATCGGCTGAAGCCGGAGTCCATGTTCATTTATTTTCGCTGGTACCCGTAAAAAGATCCCACTCCGTATGCGCCCAGGGCGGCATCAACGGCGCGGTAAACACCAAGGGGGAAGGCGATTCCCCGTGGGTACACTTTGACGATACGGTGTACGGCGGCGACTTTCTTGCCAATCAGCCTCCGGTCAAAGCGATGTGTGAAGCAGCACCGGGCATTATTCACCTGATGGACCGGATGGGCGTTATGTTTAACCGCACGCCGGAAGGATTGCTCGATTTCCGCCGTTTCGGCGGAACGAAGCATCACCGCACCGCATTTGCGGGTGCAACGACAGGCCAACAGCTGCTGTATGCGCTCGATGAGCAGGTGCGCCGCTGGGAAGCTGCCGGACTCGTCACAAAATACGAGAACTGGGAGTTCCTGCAGGCCGTTATTGACGACGAAGGCATTTGCCGCGGCATCGTAGCGCAGGACCTGAAAACGATGAAGGTGCAGACGTTCCCTGCGGAAGCGGTTATTCTCGCCAGCGGCGGGCCGGGCATCATTTTCGGCAAAACGACGAACTCGGTCATCAACACGGGCACGGCTGCAAGCGCGGTGTATCAACAAGGCGTGAACTATGCCAACGGTGAGTTCATCCAGATTCACCCGACAGCCATCCCGGGGGATGACAAGCTGCGCCTGATGTCCGAATCGGCACGCGGCGAAGGCGGACGGATCTGGACGTACAAAGACGGAAAACCATGGTACTTCCTTGAAGAAAAATATCCGTCCTACGGTAACCTGGTCCCGCGCGACATTGCAACCCGCGAAATCTTCAGCGTGTGCGTGGACATGGGGCTGGGCGTTAACGGGGAAAACATGGTTTATCTGGACCTGTCCCACAAAGACCCGAAAGAACTCGACGTCAAGCTGGGCGGCATCATCGAGATTTACGAAAAATTCATGGGCGACGATCCGCGCAAAATCCCGATGAAAATTTTCCCGGCGGTCCACTACTCGATGGGCGGCATGTGGGTCGATTACAATCAGATGACCAACATTCCGGGATTGTTCGCTGCCGGAGAATGCGAATATCAATACCACGGCGCAAACCGTCTGGGCGCGAACTCGCTCGTGTCCGCCATCTACGGCGGCATGGTCGCAGGCCCCAAAGCGGTTGAATACATCAAAGGACTCAAAAAGTCGTCGGCAGACATCAGTTCCAGCGTGTTTGACGGATACACGAAGCGCCAAACCGACAAATACGAAGGCATCCTGAAAATGCAAGGCAACGAAAATGCCTACGTGATCCATAAAGAGCTGGGCGAGTGGATGACCGCCAACATGACGGTGGTTCGTTACAACGACAAGCTCGAAGCAACGATCGGCAAAATCAAGGAACTGAAAGAGCGTTACCGGAAAATCAACATGTACGACACATCCGGCTGGAACAACCCGGGAGCGGCATTTACCCGTCAGCTGTGGAACATGCTCGAATTGGCCGAAGCGATGACGCTGGGCGCGCTGCTCAGAAACGAGAGCCGCGGCGCACACTACAAGCCTGAATTTGCGAAACGCAACGACGAGGAGTTCCTCAAAACAACGATCGCGACATGGACAGCCGACGGCCCGCAAATCTCGTACGAGCCTGTGGACGTTTCCTTGATCCCGCCGCGGGTACGCGACTATTCTAAAGATTAA
- a CDS encoding LysR family transcriptional regulator, with the protein MFEELNAFAAVVEQSSLNRASKLLNLSQPALSRKIAKLEDELGVTLFHRRGKRLELTSVGQLAYTFAVEQQQQQHKFLTMLAQYKEEEQSSITLGASLTTLQTTLPPLVNAFMEKHPNAEIKLLTGKTHEIVSFVRERKADVGIVASSINEAGLNCIPLFDDHLELVVPRTHSLAGQEAGMEHLQDLPMIIFSKGTWYRKLTDDLFQRCGVMPDIRMEIDSFEAIIRLLPTGKAAALLPKSYLRPQLLADNDLVSVYLPQLQQTRRTTSMIYGGKEFLSETARQWVKETAALFTTKAPLSSRRTTTPT; encoded by the coding sequence ATGTTCGAGGAATTAAACGCATTTGCCGCAGTTGTGGAGCAATCCAGCTTGAACCGCGCCTCCAAACTGTTGAATCTGTCTCAACCTGCTCTCTCGCGCAAAATTGCCAAACTGGAAGACGAGCTCGGGGTCACTCTCTTCCATCGCCGCGGCAAACGTCTGGAGCTGACCAGCGTGGGGCAGCTCGCTTACACCTTTGCCGTGGAGCAGCAGCAGCAGCAGCACAAATTTTTGACCATGCTGGCACAATATAAAGAAGAAGAACAGAGCTCAATCACGCTGGGAGCCAGTCTCACGACGCTCCAAACGACGCTTCCGCCGCTCGTAAACGCCTTCATGGAGAAACACCCCAATGCGGAAATCAAGCTGCTGACAGGCAAAACCCATGAGATCGTCTCCTTTGTCCGGGAAAGGAAGGCCGATGTCGGCATCGTTGCATCTTCCATCAATGAAGCGGGTCTGAACTGCATTCCGCTGTTCGATGACCATCTTGAGCTGGTTGTTCCGCGAACGCATTCGCTCGCCGGACAGGAGGCAGGCATGGAGCACCTGCAGGATTTGCCGATGATCATTTTTTCCAAAGGCACTTGGTACCGCAAACTCACCGATGACCTGTTTCAGCGCTGCGGGGTCATGCCTGACATACGCATGGAGATCGACTCGTTCGAAGCCATCATTCGGCTCCTTCCTACGGGAAAAGCGGCGGCACTGCTGCCCAAATCGTATCTTCGCCCCCAACTGCTGGCCGACAATGACCTGGTATCCGTTTATTTGCCCCAGCTTCAGCAAACCCGCCGCACCACAAGCATGATCTACGGCGGAAAGGAATTCCTGAGCGAAACGGCCAGGCAATGGGTCAAGGAGACGGCCGCTTTATTTACGACGAAAGCGCCGTTATCCTCCAGGAGGACAACGACGCCTACGTAA
- a CDS encoding succinate dehydrogenase cytochrome b558 subunit, with protein MKGFYSRKLHSLLGVIPLSLFFIEHLVTNFSAVEGGKEGFNGAVAFLNSLPLVIVLETLLIWLPLFYHGVYGLYIAYQAKPNVGRFGNERNWRYTLQRVSGVITFVFVIWHVWETRVQVALGKVTHEELGGIIHDVVTNPVTFILYLISVIAASYHFANGLWSFLVSWGITVGPRAQRVSSYICMSLFGIVSIMFIASLIAFRNVDFQTTTSMIEAVKSVFI; from the coding sequence ATGAAAGGGTTTTACTCCAGAAAGCTGCACTCCCTGCTTGGCGTCATCCCGCTCAGTTTGTTTTTCATTGAGCATCTGGTGACAAACTTCTCTGCGGTAGAGGGCGGCAAAGAAGGCTTCAACGGCGCTGTTGCTTTTCTGAACAGCCTGCCGCTCGTGATCGTACTTGAAACGCTCTTGATCTGGTTGCCGCTATTCTATCACGGCGTGTATGGACTGTATATAGCCTATCAGGCGAAGCCCAACGTTGGCCGCTTTGGCAATGAGCGCAACTGGCGTTATACGCTTCAGCGGGTCAGCGGCGTCATTACCTTTGTATTCGTCATCTGGCACGTTTGGGAGACGCGGGTACAGGTTGCGCTCGGCAAGGTCACGCATGAGGAACTTGGAGGCATCATCCATGATGTCGTAACGAATCCCGTGACGTTCATTTTATACTTGATCAGCGTGATCGCGGCTTCCTACCACTTCGCGAACGGTCTGTGGTCGTTCCTCGTCAGTTGGGGCATTACCGTCGGGCCGCGTGCTCAACGCGTATCCTCCTACATTTGCATGAGCTTGTTCGGCATCGTGTCGATCATGTTCATCGCATCGCTGATCGCGTTCCGTAACGTGGATTTCCAAACGACCACTTCAATGATCGAAGCAGTCAAATCGGTTTTCATCTAA
- the sdhB gene encoding succinate dehydrogenase iron-sulfur subunit encodes MAETATASKTVKFIITRQDSPESSPYNEEFELPYRPNMNVISALMEIQRNPVNNKGESIAPVCWESNCLEEVCGACSMVINGKPRQACAALIDKLEQPIRIEPMKTFPVVRDLVIDRSRMFNSLKKVKAWIPIDGTYDLGPGPRMPEKKRQWAYELSKCMTCGVCLEACPNVNEKTNFMGPAPLSQVRLFNAHPTGEMNAEERLDAIMESGGIEGCGNSQNCVRSCPKGIPLTTSIAEMNKQTTKHMFKRWLGM; translated from the coding sequence ATGGCGGAAACAGCAACAGCCAGCAAAACCGTCAAGTTTATCATTACCCGTCAAGACAGTCCGGAGTCATCTCCGTACAATGAAGAATTCGAGCTTCCCTATCGCCCGAACATGAACGTGATTAGCGCCCTGATGGAAATTCAGCGCAATCCCGTCAATAACAAGGGAGAGTCGATTGCCCCTGTATGTTGGGAATCGAACTGTCTCGAAGAGGTTTGCGGCGCCTGTTCGATGGTGATTAACGGTAAGCCGCGTCAGGCTTGTGCCGCTTTGATCGACAAATTGGAACAGCCGATCCGGATCGAGCCGATGAAAACGTTCCCGGTCGTACGTGACCTCGTCATTGACCGGAGCCGCATGTTTAACTCGCTCAAAAAGGTCAAAGCCTGGATTCCGATCGACGGCACATACGATCTTGGGCCAGGACCACGGATGCCCGAGAAAAAACGCCAGTGGGCGTACGAATTGTCCAAATGCATGACCTGCGGCGTATGTCTGGAAGCTTGCCCGAACGTCAATGAGAAGACCAACTTCATGGGACCAGCGCCACTGTCGCAGGTACGGTTGTTCAATGCTCATCCGACAGGTGAAATGAACGCGGAGGAGCGCCTGGACGCCATCATGGAGTCCGGGGGCATCGAAGGTTGCGGAAACTCGCAAAACTGCGTTCGTTCCTGTCCAAAAGGCATACCGCTTACGACATCCATTGCAGAAATGAACAAACAAACAACGAAACACATGTTCAAGCGTTGGTTGGGCATGTAG